TTTTCacgcaaaatgttcaaaagctTTGAAAAAGAAACTATCCGTTTTCCAGCGGGAAAAACGttaatcaaattattcaaaGGTCCACCCTTTTCTAACGTAATTGCGAGGCTATATAACTCATGACGTTTCAAACAGATTACCCACGATAATTGAGTTAAACCTAGTCACCGCTTAATAGGATTTCGCCGTCTCTAACGTTCGTTTTCCGTTCCTCCCTATCCCCGCAGCTCATCACCACCTACCGCTATGGGCGCGAAGAGGACGAGGTCATGGGGCTGAAGTTCTCGAAGGAGATGGTCCTCGGCAAGGAGCAGGTCTACCCGATGGTCAACACCAAGATGGAGATGACCCCGATGCAGGAACGCCTGGTCAAGAAGCTGGGCGCCAACGCGTACCCGTTCACGTTCCACTTCCCGAACATGTCACCGAGCTCGGTCACGCTGCAAGCCGGCGAAGACGACCAGGGCAAACCGTTGGGTGTGGAGTACTCCATCAAGGTCTACGTTGGGGAGGATGAGGAAGAGAAGCCTCACAAGCGTAGCACCGTGGCCCTGCTGGTCAAGAAGCTACAGCACGCCCCGACTAGCCGTGGCCGTCGGCTGCCTTCGTCTCTGGTCAGCAAGGGATTCACCTTCTCCCAGGGCAAGATCAACCTGGAAGTGACCCTGGACCGGGAGATCTACTACCATGGTGAGAAGATCGCCGCCAACATCGTTGTGACCAACAACTCCCGCAAGACTGTCAAGAGCATCAAGTGCTTCGTAGTGCAGCACTGCGAGGTAAGTGTCGTCGATACGTTGACTTTCCTAAAAAACATTCTCCATACGCCCTTCTCTCTTGTTCCGCAGGTCACCATGGTCAACGCCCAGTTCAGCAAACACATCGCCTCGCTGGAAACCCGGGAAGGTTGCCCGATCACACCGGGAGCTAGCTTCACCAAGTCCTTCTTCCTGGTTCCGCTGGCCTCCAGCAACAAGGACCGCCGCGGAATTGCCCTCGATGGTCACCTGAAGGACGAGGACGTCAATCTGGCTTCCTCGACCATGATCAGCGAAGGCAAGAGCCACTCCGATGCCATGGGTATCATCATCTCCTACTCGCTTCGGGTCAAGCTGAACTGCGGAACCCTCGGCGGAGAACTACAGACTGACGTTCCCTTCAAGCTGTTGACGCCTGCTCCTGGTTAGTATGATCTTGGCGTCGATTAACCTCAACCCAATGATAACTTTAATCTCTCACCCCCATCTAGGAACCGTTGAGCGTGAGCGCGTCAACGCCCTGAAGAAGATGAAGTCGATCGAGCGCCATCGCTACGAGAACTCTCACTACGCCGATGACGATGACAACATCGTCTTCGAAGACTTCGCCCGGCTGCGAATGAACGAGCCGGAATAAGTTGTCCGTCCCTACTTGTCCCTCGCTGATCCAGGTTAGCCACCCTAGTCTTTCACCTCAACTACTCCATTTCGACCGACCTCCTTTTAACACTGTAAAAtgttagattttatttttgttacaaCAAACCAGAACTGTTTATAACTTCCttggagaaacaaaaaaaagacccGGGATTTAGTTACGAGGGGAAACCCTCAATCGAAAAACTATGTGATATTTCAAAGAGCTGATTTGCCTCTCTCTTCTTGGAAAGTCATTTTAGTTTCGtatatttagtttaaaaaagtaaaaaaacaaaaaagacaaaaaatcaaacaaaaaaataagtcATAAGTAACTCGAAACGTTTTGATTCATCGATTGATTTGCGGCCGGCACAGTGAGAGCAACTTTCTGGACAACTGCGCAGTTCACCACCACCAACAGAAATCAACAGAAAATGTCTGACAAAACAGAAAACACAAACATCACACAAAGAAGCTCCCGGCAATAGGTCGTCGATCAGTCGATCAATCGAACAACAAAGCCAACTAACGATACCAGAAGTGAAACGAATCGAAATCAGCGGTCCTGCCGATCAAATTCTTGCCTTCGGCTGGGATTTTCCCAACCCAACTCTCGTTTTTATTTGAGGAAATCGCAGCCGATCGAAACCGATCGGACCCCGTGACATTAAGTTTAAGGAAAAaggaaacttgaaaaaactcttttaacctaacaaaaaaaaactaagccaAAATGTTATGGAAGCCCCGTAGTTATTTCAATTCTTTGTTTCGTGGAACCCCCAAAAATTTCGGTTGGAGCCTTGAACCTAACTCATACtaagaaattggaaaatttcTGGACTGAGTTTGGTCacttttaagaatttcaatCGAAACAGCGGCAGGTTCCATCTGTTTGTCCTTTGAAAGCGATTCTTTGTTCCCGAAAAAAGGGTGGAGGAAGGAGTCGCTTTCGAAAAAGAAGGGAAAACTCGATTCCGATTCCGATTAGACCGAAGAGTCCAATCGAAATCTGAGGAGTTTTCCTCTAAAAGCTTTAAATCAGGTACCTTAACGTGTAGATtgttatttgttaaatttttagtttagtagttttttatgttttctatagtattcagttaaaattttaaatataatattgAAGATAGCTCCCATAAACTGTGCAATTTGTAaacagaaccaaaaaaaaaacaacaattataaAGAAATCAATCACATTACAATTTAtgattattgttttatttatctgtATCGAGCAAACTGCATACCTATCTATAGCAATGATAAGCACTTTTTCGCAAAAGAAACAACCGTTTTAATATGATTGGCAAATAATGAATTGGTTTTTGTAGCTTCAGCAAATTggttttatttctttctttcgCTTTCTGTACAGCCGTGTGGGGGTTTCAAGGGGAAAATTCCTTTAGAGATGAGTTGGGCTTCTGCGATTTGGATGCTGAGGAGACTTTTTGAGATTCGTCcgtgattgattgattttttgtgaGTGAGTGTGTGAAAGCTTTATCCCTTTACGATATTTTGTTTTAGTTACTTTGAAGCTGTGGTTGCTCCCTACGTTTATTAGTGCAGTTTATTGTCATCGAGGAATTTATTAATACTAACCtctattttgaaaatgagtAACAAATAGGAAGATGATGTTTTCCACATAACAGAAACAACAGTTACCAGTTCTCTATGAATAACAGGTCCGTAACTCTTTGAAAAGTTTCAGGGGTATTCTTAAAGCCGAATGGAATTCTAGTGAATTTGTATCCCCCAAACAATGCACCTTGTtggattttgtcgaataaaGATAGTGTCAAGTGGTAATATGTTTACATTACTTTGAAATTTACAGCTAAAGCTGCAGGTCTATGTAAGAAATTAGGGTGGTCCAAAAAACTACGTTTCCGAATAAAATCTTTTTGGCTAAAGTTTTGCTTTCATTTTGTTAATTCTTAGAAGGTTTAAATTTGTATAGATTTTTGGCACCATTTGTTCCAGCAACATTGGAAAAGCTTAACTTCCAAAACCAGTTAGTAAACGTTGTTGTCTATTATCCTTATTTCAAAGACATGCTTTTAATGTAATCTCTCAAAAGGATTTGACCACCATCTCATATGGCAATGCTGTAAAAACcagaatattttggaaaatgcCTAATGTCATTTGAGAGAGATCATTTTGTAGGaataaagagtttttttttctccgcattttatagaatttggttcaatataaaatttatattgaacttCACCAATATCTGTGACACTTTCAAATTCACCTATATATTTTGATAATCCGCTTGAAACCATTGCTACATATTTAGTCTTCTAATTATAAAGCGATTATTCACAAAATGCTGATACTTACTGGTTTGGTAAGTTATATTACTACAAAAATGGCATTGTATAAAGTAGTATGATTACAATTATGTTCAGTATTTATAGGAATCCCACGAAACATGAAATCATATTAGAGATGATAACTTAAATCGTTCACAATGGTGTTGCGAGTcgaagatcgtataaaatgtcgtctgaagtcagtttgaaTCGGATATGATTGAAAGtctgccatgtttgtaaattttgaaataatttttctccCATGCAGGCTTCAAGCGAAAAAATCATTGTCATGTTCTCTGTgtaaccagcagtgcatcctgATGGCTAAAAATCAAATGGGAGTTGAGTAATACtaaccaatgagagaactggaaagtATTGTCGCTGGCTATGACAGCAAAATCTTGCgttctcttgcattcttccgatagctacgaataaggtgtcgcaTAGcgccaattggtgtagtttttgtcgctttagaaagaaatgaaatttatgtatgtatattgcctccacctTGTTAGGTAaaagttgttatttttaaactttcagaCGATcgttctataatgtatatgaaacgtatatcGAAACAGCAttagaatatagctacaaaaatgtttgatggGATGCTTGGCAATAAACCTTGaaagaattttgaagttctatattgtaaaaattttgtaatttcatGCACTTTGAAAAATATGGGTAGAAAGTATTGATAACATTTTCCCATCATGCTGATTAGACTAGGAAGAGTCTATAAGGACTCAAAAGTTTGGCTGTGAGACATGCTCTAAGTGTTCTCGGCAAAGCTTGATCTCCAAAATAAAACTTCTTATGATCCAGAAGAACAGCAGCTTAGTACGTAAAATACAGTAATCGAAGGTCACCCACCCAAGGAACCCGAAGATCTATGAAACGGGCTCTTAAAAATATAATCGGCCGTATCTTAAACTTAAGACTTTCAAATTCCATAATCAAAACCAAATATAAGTCAATCCAACCTTTGCAtgagccccctaactcagtcgAAACTGTTACTGCCTGATCCAGAAGAGATCAAGCCTAAGCCCTCGAAGGTCTCCTTGAGTCCCTGGTCTTTCTTCTCGAGATTCGGTGGAGGGTGGGCACACGAAGGTCTCAAGGTCGGTTCCTGGATCTGATATTTAGGCAAATCggattcttttaaaaatgaatgagcTGAATTTctcttttattaattttgttacaTAACCTAATAATTCTGTGTATGTGGGTCAGAGTTTcttctagtgtttttttttttacaggtaCCTGTGCGATTCTGGATCTGGAAACTTCTAACCTCCTTAGGCGTTCCTTAGGTTTCTTAGATTGGAACAGGCGGCTGGTTCACCAACAGGTGGAAGATCACAATAGTGGGATAAATTTAGTGGTGTGGCGATCTTAgctgaaatattgtttttgattcCTTACAAACCTGAATGATCGTAGAATCGGCAAATCAAATTTATGGTCTATGACGGATTTTACTGCAGGATTTACAGTTCCGATTCCGCTCTAGCTGGCAATTTTGGGTCCTGAGGTATAACAGTAATCAAGCCTGGATTGTTTTACGCCGAAACTTCCTATTTATCACCTACTATCTCAGGCCAAGATCTCTAAATAGGTCACTCaattctattgtttttttttttttttttattttgaggatCTGTGGGGATTCCTTCGTAATCACTCTCATCTGCTGAAGGATTAGAAAAAAAGAGGTAGAGGGTCAGCAAAATCTTCGACAACAGAAGAGGCaaattgtttgatttgtttgatttgattgcCTTCCGGTGGATCAAGACGGAttcggcttaggaagcgcatatttttaaggctgttgctgctaATTGCTTGTAATTATTTGGCCTTACGTTGGAggaagacggattggcttatgaagcgcagatttctaagGTTGCTGCtgtggattgtttgttttgttttggccttCCGGTTGAAAAAGACTTGAATTGAATTGACTCAAGAGGCgcggatttttaaggctgcttctgATTGATCGATTTGAATTCTGGTAGAAAAAGACTGATTggattaggaagcgcagatttctaagATTCCTGCAGTggattgtttttattgttttggctttccgatggaaaaagacggattgactCAGGAAGCGCGGatttttgaggctgctgctgattgatcGATTTGACTTCCGTTGAAAAAAgtcggattggcttaggaaacgcagatttttaaggctgttgctgattgtttgttatgatttggtctTCCGTTGGAAGATGgaggattggcttaggaagcgcagatttttgaggctgctgctgctgattgttagttatgatttggctttccgttggaaaaagacggattggcttaggaagcgccgAGTTTTAAGACTGCTGTTGTGgattgtttgatttgttttggccttccagtggaaaaaagacggattggcttagaaagcgcagatttttatggctgctgctgattatttgttacgatttggccttccggtgaaaaaagacggattggcttaggaagcacagattttttaagGTTGCAGCTGATTGATtaatttgatttggccttctggtggatgaatacggaattggcttaggaagcgcagatttttatggctgctgctctggttgtttgttatgatttggccttccgttgGAAAAATACGGATTAGCTTATGAAGCGCAGATTTGTAaggttgctgctgattgtttgttatgatttggccttccgttggaaaatgacggatttttttaaggctgctgctgctgattgtatgTTATGATTTGGTCTTTCGGTGGAtcaagacggaattggcttaggaagtgcagatttttaacgctgctgctgctgattgtttgttatgatttagcCTTCCGttagaaaaagacggattggcttagaaagtccagatttctaaggctgctgctgcttgatTTGATATgatcttccggtggaaaaaaacgCAAGTGCGCAGAGCAACTTTTGCAAACTTGTTGCGGAGTTCAATTTTTGTCTAGATcatcaaatttcaaaccaaactaGTTAAAATACGCCTTCATCATAAATTTTGTCacatttcttctatttttttttaacatatattCTTCGTATATTaaacagaaaaaatggaataaacatATCTTCTCAGAAACAGATTGAAATCAGTTTCTACTTGTTTGGTTCGAGTAGGAtggattgaaattttcaatttcttaatgCCTTCCTATGTGAAAGTTAACTTTACGACAGTATTAAATAAGTCTGAATTGAGGTTAACTTACAAAAAgctaaaacttattctatatcAAGCC
This sequence is a window from Uranotaenia lowii strain MFRU-FL chromosome 3, ASM2978415v1, whole genome shotgun sequence. Protein-coding genes within it:
- the LOC129751607 gene encoding arrestin homolog; this translates as MVVAVKVYKKSAPNGKLTVYLGKRDFIDHVDYCEVVDGVVVLDQEYLRGRKVFGQLITTYRYGREEDEVMGLKFSKEMVLGKEQVYPMVNTKMEMTPMQERLVKKLGANAYPFTFHFPNMSPSSVTLQAGEDDQGKPLGVEYSIKVYVGEDEEEKPHKRSTVALLVKKLQHAPTSRGRRLPSSLVSKGFTFSQGKINLEVTLDREIYYHGEKIAANIVVTNNSRKTVKSIKCFVVQHCEVTMVNAQFSKHIASLETREGCPITPGASFTKSFFLVPLASSNKDRRGIALDGHLKDEDVNLASSTMISEGKSHSDAMGIIISYSLRVKLNCGTLGGELQTDVPFKLLTPAPGTVERERVNALKKMKSIERHRYENSHYADDDDNIVFEDFARLRMNEPE